A DNA window from Chlamydia felis Fe/C-56 contains the following coding sequences:
- a CDS encoding queuosine precursor transporter, with protein MHNEMIFIAQTTFVVLAGIFFSSRSTGWLTGWITTLSVIMNVFVLKQIVLCNLEITSADVYMIGLLSCLNFSREIYGQNKVNEAMVGSWIITIAFLLLTQLHLALKPSPTDSSQSHFIALFSPTLRLTFASLITLIIVQIVDLKLFSYLKHLFQNKAFGTRSAVSLVSSQILDTLLFSFLGLYGIVSNLSHVILFSLITKICAIVMSVPIVVLGKYLKKQKEAQSDKIRMDG; from the coding sequence TTGCACAATGAAATGATTTTTATAGCACAAACCACGTTTGTCGTGCTTGCTGGTATATTTTTTTCTTCTAGAAGTACGGGATGGCTGACAGGGTGGATAACCACTCTATCGGTAATTATGAATGTTTTTGTGTTAAAGCAAATCGTTCTATGCAATCTAGAAATTACCTCCGCCGATGTTTATATGATCGGCCTTTTGTCTTGCCTAAACTTCTCTAGAGAGATCTATGGGCAAAATAAAGTCAATGAGGCTATGGTGGGTTCATGGATTATAACCATTGCTTTCCTCCTTTTAACACAATTACATCTCGCTCTTAAACCCTCTCCTACCGATTCTTCACAAAGTCATTTTATAGCACTCTTCTCACCTACTCTACGATTAACCTTTGCATCTCTAATTACCTTAATTATTGTGCAAATTGTGGATCTTAAACTCTTCTCCTACCTTAAGCACCTTTTCCAAAATAAAGCTTTTGGCACCCGATCAGCCGTATCTTTGGTTTCTTCTCAAATTTTAGATACCCTCCTATTCTCTTTCCTGGGGCTCTATGGAATCGTATCCAATCTCTCTCACGTAATACTATTCTCTTTGATCACTAAAATTTGCGCGATTGTCATGTCAGTGCCCATCGTCGTTCTTGGGAAATACTTAAAAAAGCAGAAAGAAGCGCAATCCGATAAAATCCGTATGGACGGTTAA
- a CDS encoding membrane protein — translation MSNPIPTQNQNISPFPLTPLPTEINTNLSQRQTSLRLFLDTMLIVLGFSTVVSIFVAIFFLNGLNMLNATTIALSLSLILIGFVFISIGVLFFVNNIEQGLYGVLRKRLKQAETEVKELKSQLQIYELNQAFAPAEEAPKTSSLQETSSEPVVEIQNPSDTPNH, via the coding sequence ATGTCAAATCCAATACCCACACAAAACCAAAATATTTCTCCCTTTCCCTTAACACCACTTCCTACCGAGATAAACACGAATTTATCTCAACGTCAGACATCCCTCAGACTATTCCTAGATACAATGCTGATTGTTTTAGGTTTCTCTACTGTAGTTTCCATCTTTGTTGCTATTTTTTTTCTTAACGGACTCAACATGCTAAACGCAACAACCATTGCCCTCTCTTTATCTTTAATTCTTATAGGCTTTGTCTTTATCAGTATTGGAGTACTTTTCTTTGTGAACAATATAGAACAGGGACTCTATGGAGTTTTAAGAAAACGTTTAAAGCAAGCTGAGACAGAAGTAAAAGAACTGAAAAGTCAACTTCAAATTTACGAACTTAACCAAGCATTCGCCCCCGCAGAAGAAGCTCCAAAAACATCGTCTCTTCAAGAAACAAGTTCTGAGCCCGTTGTAGAAATCCAAAATCCAAGCGATACACCAAATCATTGA
- a CDS encoding gamma-glutamylcyclotransferase family protein, protein MHKLTSLFLCLLLVLSGCAETVSSQGDAIDQAFCIKLPISEFSSYSAAYTPAQCLSKENKNPKVIEKVDQESLKIWKEIHEKMHLTTPYVPIVVYGSLMNPISAKNTLQEYHSHAVWIHDYVRVFNLDTRLFGGSSRVTDVDGEDNRGALNLNFSQGESCNGIVLAISEDDFVSCRRREGVYNCVPVVISDYVSSGQCHRSVAYAWVAGDQVCSNYVLPLKSYYSMIWEGITADSVRESFGDNFSQEYLNTTFLADGRSIKTIHDEYKDAPIHY, encoded by the coding sequence ATGCATAAATTAACGAGTTTGTTTTTGTGCCTACTACTTGTGCTTAGCGGGTGTGCTGAAACTGTTTCTTCACAGGGAGACGCTATAGATCAAGCGTTTTGTATTAAACTTCCTATTTCTGAGTTTTCATCCTATTCTGCGGCATACACACCGGCTCAATGTCTCTCCAAAGAAAATAAAAATCCTAAGGTTATTGAGAAAGTAGATCAAGAATCTCTCAAGATTTGGAAAGAGATACATGAAAAAATGCATCTAACGACTCCTTATGTTCCTATAGTCGTTTATGGAAGTTTAATGAACCCAATTTCAGCGAAAAACACACTTCAGGAGTACCATTCTCATGCTGTCTGGATTCATGATTATGTTAGAGTATTTAACTTAGACACACGTCTTTTTGGAGGTTCTTCTAGAGTGACAGATGTGGATGGTGAAGATAATCGCGGGGCTCTCAATTTGAATTTCTCGCAAGGAGAAAGTTGCAACGGGATTGTTTTAGCTATTAGTGAAGACGATTTTGTCTCATGTCGTCGTCGTGAAGGGGTTTACAACTGTGTTCCTGTTGTAATTTCTGATTATGTATCTTCAGGACAATGTCATCGTAGTGTAGCCTACGCCTGGGTTGCTGGAGATCAGGTTTGCTCTAACTATGTACTTCCTTTAAAAAGTTACTACTCCATGATTTGGGAAGGAATAACAGCAGATAGCGTTCGAGAGAGTTTTGGTGATAACTTTTCTCAGGAGTATTTAAATACAACTTTTTTAGCCGATGGACGGTCGATAAAGACAATTCATGATGAATATAAAGACGCTCCTATTCATTACTAA
- a CDS encoding IMP dehydrogenase codes for MREALTFDDVLLVPQYSEVLPGEACLSASVSESLDLAIPILSAAMDSVTELSMAIAMAEAGGLGVIHKNMDLDEQVSMVKHIKSQASSLAVGCSVGIGQQGLQRADVLVEAGVDAVVVDTAHGHSRLVLDTAKTLKKHYPSVTLIVGNIVSREAALCLGEIGVDAVKVGIGPGSICTTRIISGVGLPQLTAVMDVSEALRDSSVRVIADGGMRYSGDIVKALAAGAHCVMLGSMLAGTNEAPGEIVHVNEQAYKMYRGMGSLGAMKRGSAERYFQEHNAKKFVPEGVEGLVPYKGSLHDVLYQILGGIRSGMGYVGARNLEELRKNAVFARITHSGRTESHIHNLQHIQQAPNYLVSK; via the coding sequence ATGCGTGAAGCCTTGACTTTTGATGATGTTTTATTAGTTCCTCAATATTCTGAAGTTCTTCCTGGAGAAGCTTGCTTATCTGCTTCTGTTTCGGAATCTTTGGATCTAGCTATCCCTATTTTATCTGCAGCAATGGATTCTGTTACAGAATTATCTATGGCTATAGCTATGGCTGAAGCTGGGGGACTTGGAGTTATCCATAAAAATATGGATTTGGATGAACAAGTTAGTATGGTAAAACACATAAAATCACAAGCCTCTTCTCTGGCTGTGGGGTGTTCCGTAGGCATTGGTCAACAAGGTTTGCAAAGAGCCGATGTTTTAGTTGAGGCTGGTGTAGATGCCGTAGTTGTAGACACTGCTCATGGACACTCAAGATTGGTTCTCGATACCGCAAAAACCCTTAAAAAGCATTATCCTTCGGTGACTCTTATTGTGGGAAATATTGTCTCAAGAGAGGCAGCTCTTTGTTTAGGAGAAATTGGCGTGGATGCTGTGAAGGTGGGTATTGGTCCAGGATCTATATGCACAACGCGGATCATCTCAGGTGTAGGATTACCCCAATTAACAGCTGTTATGGATGTTTCTGAGGCATTGCGTGATTCTTCCGTTCGAGTCATTGCTGATGGAGGAATGCGCTATTCTGGCGATATAGTTAAAGCTCTTGCTGCTGGAGCGCACTGCGTTATGCTAGGTAGCATGCTAGCAGGAACGAATGAAGCACCAGGAGAAATAGTTCATGTTAATGAGCAAGCTTACAAGATGTATCGAGGTATGGGCTCTCTAGGCGCCATGAAAAGGGGTAGCGCTGAGCGCTATTTTCAAGAACATAACGCCAAGAAATTTGTTCCAGAGGGTGTTGAGGGGCTTGTTCCTTACAAAGGCTCTCTTCATGATGTGCTTTATCAAATCCTAGGAGGGATTCGATCTGGTATGGGCTATGTAGGGGCCCGTAATTTGGAAGAATTGCGGAAGAATGCTGTATTTGCACGCATTACTCATTCTGGAAGAACAGAAAGTCACATTCATAATCTGCAACATATTCAACAAGCTCCAAATTACCTAGTCTCTAAATAA
- the guaA gene encoding glutamine-hydrolyzing GMP synthase, which translates to MSKILILDFGSQYTNVLAKKIRLLSVFCEVLPWNTPLEDILQESPSGLIFSGGPHSVYQENSPKVDREIYNANIPILGVCYGMQLIARDFGSEVRGGENEFGYTPIVFYPGKLFQGLVDKDAFHTEIRMSHCDSVTVPPKDFFITASSQHCPVAAIEYPEKKLFGLQFHPEVSDSQGIGDTILSNFVKHICRASETWKIETIEKQLIQRIKEQVGEKERVLLGLSGGVDSSVLAVLLHNALGDRLSCVFVDTGLLRKNEVEEVKQQFLSLGLEIIVEDASETFFYELSGIQDPEQKRKIIGSTFIEVFDKVSKNLEVQWLAQGTIYSDVIESAKSCDATQVIKSHHNVGGLPEKLNLKLLEPLRFLFKDEVRALGKVLGLPEVFISRHPFPGPGLGVRVLGEIRKEYVEIVKHADSIFIEELKKANLYDKVSQAFAVFLPVKSVAVKGDCRHYGYTIALRAVESSDFMTACWSPLSREFLNRCSSRIINEIPEVSRVVYDISDKPPATIEWE; encoded by the coding sequence TTGAGTAAGATTCTTATTCTTGATTTTGGCTCTCAATATACGAATGTTTTAGCCAAAAAGATACGCTTACTTTCCGTATTTTGTGAGGTACTTCCTTGGAATACACCTCTAGAAGACATTCTTCAAGAGTCTCCTTCAGGTCTAATTTTTTCTGGAGGGCCTCATTCTGTTTATCAGGAGAATAGTCCAAAAGTTGATAGAGAAATCTATAACGCTAACATCCCTATACTTGGGGTATGTTATGGTATGCAACTTATCGCTAGAGATTTTGGAAGTGAGGTAAGGGGAGGAGAGAATGAGTTTGGCTATACCCCTATAGTTTTTTATCCGGGAAAACTTTTTCAAGGCCTTGTGGATAAGGACGCTTTTCATACTGAAATTCGTATGAGTCATTGCGACTCTGTTACAGTCCCTCCTAAAGATTTTTTCATTACTGCAAGTTCACAACATTGTCCTGTTGCAGCCATAGAATACCCTGAGAAAAAACTTTTCGGTCTCCAATTTCATCCGGAAGTTTCAGATTCTCAAGGAATAGGTGATACAATTTTATCAAATTTTGTTAAGCATATCTGTCGGGCTTCGGAAACTTGGAAAATTGAGACAATAGAAAAACAACTTATTCAAAGGATCAAAGAACAAGTAGGAGAAAAGGAACGTGTATTACTAGGCTTGTCTGGAGGGGTAGACTCTTCTGTTTTAGCTGTTTTACTTCATAATGCCTTGGGTGATCGTTTATCGTGTGTCTTTGTTGATACGGGGCTATTGAGGAAAAATGAAGTTGAAGAGGTTAAACAGCAATTTTTATCTCTAGGGCTAGAGATAATAGTGGAAGATGCTTCTGAAACATTTTTCTACGAGTTATCCGGAATACAGGATCCCGAACAGAAACGTAAAATCATTGGATCTACCTTTATTGAAGTTTTTGATAAAGTATCTAAAAACCTTGAGGTTCAGTGGTTGGCTCAAGGAACTATTTATTCCGATGTTATTGAATCGGCAAAATCTTGTGATGCAACGCAAGTAATTAAATCTCACCATAATGTTGGCGGACTTCCAGAAAAATTAAATCTGAAACTTTTAGAACCTTTGCGTTTTCTTTTTAAGGATGAAGTTAGAGCTTTGGGCAAAGTTTTGGGCTTACCAGAAGTCTTTATATCCCGACACCCCTTTCCTGGCCCTGGTTTAGGAGTCAGAGTTCTTGGAGAAATCCGTAAAGAATATGTAGAAATAGTAAAACATGCTGATAGTATCTTTATTGAAGAACTAAAAAAAGCTAATTTATACGACAAGGTTAGCCAAGCATTTGCTGTTTTCTTACCAGTAAAGTCGGTTGCTGTAAAAGGGGATTGTCGTCATTATGGCTATACGATAGCTTTACGTGCAGTAGAGTCTTCTGATTTCATGACAGCATGCTGGTCGCCCCTATCTAGAGAATTTCTTAACCGTTGTTCATCACGCATTATTAACGAAATCCCAGAAGTTAGCAGAGTGGTTTACGATATTTCCGATAAACCTCCAGCAACTATTGAATGGGAATAG
- a CDS encoding adenosine deaminase: MIDKKLFFIAERLSQLSFDLDDNRPCTSQFIKDLPKADIHVHLPGTISTETAWELGVRNGLIKWENGRWISPPLSNGNPHKSYSEIFKNFESIRYERDPDLSLLKYAIVSRDFASFDRIMATVQGHRHPPGGIQNENDLWLVLQNYLKQCLKDNIIYTEVQQNIRIAYAIYPFLEPQEARLRLYDLFSRASQLFQSQGIYLRFLNCFNKTGSSHLQQSTQQRSEEAAHWLDEAQSCFPDLFIGLQSAGAETCPEAVPIKLTSGYRHAYDKGFGCEAHAGEGTGFLYLRQTLQALPVQRIAHGFQAIEHLPTIHEIQEKNITLVMAPAINLILGASLHQYAGLKKIGKTTIDSFDSHPFFALFRNHKLSVTLSSDNPQMGGTSLQNTMLLLSGLPTDEDLQLNCVKSSPLTLKEIIQLNIEAIVSSFSDTKTKVILLNRIFEYLSEYLSENDKRVLPALR, encoded by the coding sequence ATGATTGATAAGAAGCTTTTTTTTATTGCTGAAAGGTTATCACAGTTGTCCTTCGATCTGGACGATAATAGGCCTTGTACAAGTCAGTTTATTAAAGATCTGCCTAAAGCAGATATTCACGTGCATCTCCCAGGGACTATTTCGACAGAAACAGCTTGGGAACTAGGAGTCAGAAATGGTCTTATAAAATGGGAGAACGGACGATGGATATCTCCTCCTTTGTCTAATGGAAATCCCCATAAGAGTTATTCTGAAATATTCAAAAATTTTGAGAGCATTCGCTACGAGAGGGATCCCGATCTTTCTTTGTTAAAATATGCTATTGTTTCTCGTGATTTTGCCAGCTTTGATCGGATTATGGCTACCGTACAGGGGCATAGACACCCTCCAGGAGGAATCCAAAATGAAAATGATCTTTGGCTTGTTTTGCAAAATTATTTAAAACAATGTCTAAAAGACAATATCATTTACACTGAAGTTCAACAAAATATTCGAATAGCTTATGCAATTTATCCTTTTCTAGAACCTCAGGAAGCTCGCTTACGCCTGTACGATCTGTTTTCTAGAGCCTCTCAACTCTTCCAAAGTCAAGGAATTTATCTTCGTTTTCTCAATTGCTTTAATAAAACAGGTTCTTCTCATTTGCAACAATCTACACAACAACGATCAGAAGAAGCCGCGCATTGGCTTGATGAAGCACAGAGTTGTTTTCCCGATCTCTTTATTGGATTGCAATCCGCAGGAGCAGAAACCTGCCCGGAGGCTGTACCAATAAAATTAACTTCAGGATATCGCCATGCATATGACAAGGGATTCGGATGCGAGGCTCATGCAGGAGAGGGAACAGGCTTTTTATATTTAAGACAAACACTGCAAGCTTTACCTGTGCAGAGAATAGCGCATGGGTTTCAAGCAATCGAACACTTGCCAACTATTCATGAAATCCAAGAGAAAAATATTACTTTAGTTATGGCTCCAGCTATTAATCTTATACTTGGTGCTTCACTACACCAGTATGCGGGGCTAAAAAAAATAGGTAAAACGACAATTGATAGTTTTGATAGTCATCCTTTTTTTGCATTGTTCAGGAATCATAAACTTAGCGTAACATTGAGTTCCGATAATCCCCAAATGGGGGGAACTTCTTTGCAAAATACGATGCTGCTTTTATCTGGTCTTCCTACTGATGAAGATTTACAATTAAATTGTGTTAAATCTTCACCTCTTACCCTTAAAGAGATCATACAACTGAATATAGAGGCGATAGTTTCTTCATTTTCGGATACCAAAACAAAAGTAATCCTTTTAAATAGGATCTTTGAATATTTATCCGAATACTTATCAGAAAATGATAAGAGAGTGTTGCCGGCTTTGCGGTGA
- a CDS encoding ribose-phosphate diphosphokinase: protein MNKQPILLSGSSNVILAQNVCSELKIKLGHMELNQFPDGETHVKVLEDVRGRDVFILQSIVGQPNHYLFELLIIADAVKRSSAKSITAIIPYLGYCRQDRRNKTGVPITAKLVANVLTTAGITNLITFDLHADQIEGFYETHVDHLHCQQLFIDTIKSYISQDCLVVAPDIGSIKIAERTARMLDTALAVIKKERLNSFEVRMKLIGDVQDKNVVIIDDLCSTANTLVEAANLCKQKGAKKIIATVTHGLFVGDAIQKIEASALESLFVTDTIHLQSVSKCIKTLSTAPMIASAIRETVSF from the coding sequence ATGAATAAACAACCTATTTTATTGTCAGGTTCTTCTAACGTAATATTAGCTCAAAATGTTTGTTCTGAGCTGAAAATAAAACTTGGACATATGGAGTTGAATCAGTTTCCTGACGGAGAAACTCACGTTAAAGTTTTAGAAGATGTTCGAGGGCGTGATGTTTTTATATTGCAATCGATTGTAGGTCAACCAAACCATTACTTATTCGAATTGCTTATTATTGCCGATGCCGTGAAGAGATCTTCCGCAAAGAGTATCACAGCAATTATTCCTTATCTTGGCTATTGCCGCCAAGATCGAAGAAATAAGACTGGGGTACCTATTACAGCCAAGCTTGTAGCTAATGTACTCACTACAGCAGGTATTACAAACCTTATCACATTTGATTTGCATGCTGATCAAATAGAAGGCTTCTACGAAACACATGTGGATCACTTGCACTGCCAACAGCTTTTTATAGACACTATAAAAAGCTATATAAGCCAAGACTGCCTTGTGGTGGCTCCCGATATAGGGAGTATTAAAATCGCAGAAAGGACGGCAAGGATGTTAGATACCGCACTGGCTGTGATTAAAAAAGAACGTCTAAATTCGTTCGAAGTACGCATGAAATTAATAGGAGACGTGCAGGATAAAAACGTCGTAATTATTGATGATTTATGCTCAACAGCAAATACGCTGGTTGAAGCTGCAAATTTATGTAAGCAAAAAGGAGCAAAAAAAATTATTGCTACGGTGACTCATGGTCTTTTTGTTGGTGACGCTATACAAAAAATTGAGGCAAGCGCTTTAGAGAGTCTTTTTGTTACTGATACGATACACTTACAAAGTGTTTCAAAATGCATAAAGACTTTATCAACAGCTCCAATGATCGCTTCAGCAATTAGAGAAACGGTATCTTTCTGA
- the kynU gene encoding kynureninase: MNEILKNYQKKATQLDEQDCLKHLRARFSLPKDPNAIYFCNNSLGLPAVSAFTKIEELLQCWSDVGVNGWFEGTGNWYRSFDRPLRQPLSKILGAEYEEVIVMNSLTMNLHLLLVSFYRPTDTRYKILIEGPTFPSDLYAIKSHLSFHGRNPDEALIILKPRADEDLLRYEDFQQILKEQGESIALVFMNCVNFLTGQVLEVEAITHLAKEKGCIVGCDLAHAAGNIPLKLHEWGVDFALGCSYKYLCGGPGGPGIAYVHKSHHDEQLPRFSGWWGNDPETRFQMQLQPEFVPYGGAYSWQVSTPSILSLMPLLATLEVFEEAGMERVRNKSKQMTAFLLELLELAPSSYFEIITPRDPELRGSQLSVRIQQHSEEVLQKLEAQRITCDSRPPDIIRVTPTPLYNTFSEIYQFTCKLLEVLEIKL; this comes from the coding sequence ATGAATGAAATTTTAAAAAATTATCAGAAAAAAGCCACGCAATTGGACGAACAGGATTGTCTGAAACATTTGAGAGCACGTTTTTCCCTGCCGAAAGATCCCAATGCTATTTATTTCTGTAATAATTCTTTAGGTCTTCCAGCAGTAAGCGCTTTTACGAAAATAGAAGAACTATTGCAATGCTGGTCAGACGTAGGAGTGAATGGATGGTTTGAGGGGACAGGAAACTGGTATCGTTCTTTTGATAGGCCTTTAAGACAACCTCTTTCCAAGATTTTAGGCGCGGAATATGAGGAAGTCATCGTAATGAATAGCCTCACTATGAACTTACATTTGTTGCTGGTTTCGTTTTACCGACCAACCGACACAAGATATAAAATATTAATCGAAGGTCCCACATTTCCTTCTGATTTATATGCGATAAAAAGCCATCTGAGTTTTCATGGGAGAAATCCTGACGAAGCTTTAATTATTTTGAAGCCCCGCGCAGATGAAGATTTACTTCGTTATGAAGATTTTCAACAGATTTTGAAAGAACAGGGTGAATCTATAGCCCTTGTATTTATGAACTGTGTCAACTTTTTAACAGGACAAGTTCTGGAAGTAGAAGCCATCACACACTTAGCAAAAGAAAAAGGATGCATAGTTGGTTGCGACTTAGCACATGCTGCAGGAAATATTCCTCTTAAACTCCACGAATGGGGAGTGGATTTTGCTTTGGGATGTTCCTATAAATACCTTTGTGGAGGACCGGGAGGACCGGGTATTGCTTATGTTCACAAATCCCATCATGATGAACAACTTCCGCGTTTCAGTGGGTGGTGGGGAAATGATCCTGAAACACGTTTTCAAATGCAACTACAACCAGAGTTTGTTCCTTACGGCGGTGCTTATAGCTGGCAGGTGAGTACTCCTTCTATATTATCTCTCATGCCTCTTCTTGCAACCCTGGAAGTTTTTGAAGAAGCCGGTATGGAGAGGGTAAGAAACAAATCAAAACAGATGACAGCTTTCCTATTAGAATTACTCGAGTTAGCTCCTTCTTCGTATTTTGAAATTATCACTCCAAGAGACCCGGAGTTGCGGGGGAGTCAGCTGTCTGTTCGCATTCAACAACATAGCGAAGAGGTTTTACAAAAACTGGAAGCTCAAAGGATAACTTGTGACTCGCGACCACCAGATATCATTAGAGTAACACCAACACCTCTTTATAATACTTTCAGTGAAATCTACCAATTTACCTGTAAGTTACTTGAAGTTTTAGAGATAAAATTATGA
- the trpA gene encoding tryptophan synthase subunit alpha, which translates to MNRIETAFKNTKPFIGYLTGGDGGFDYSVACAHALLRGGVDILEIGFPFSDPVADGPIIQKAHTRALKEKTDSTTILEIAKALRQTSDIPLVLFSYYNPLLQKGPQYLHQLKAAGFDAVLTVDLPIPRNANESESFFQALMEAKLFPILLVTPSTQEERLLQISKLAKGFLYYVSHKGTTGIRSKLSDDFSTQIARLRRYFQIPIVAGFGIANRASAIAALEHADGFVVGSAFVEKLEKKISPEELTTFAQSIDPRQ; encoded by the coding sequence ATGAATAGAATTGAAACAGCATTTAAAAATACAAAACCCTTCATTGGATATTTGACAGGAGGGGATGGCGGATTTGACTACAGCGTTGCATGTGCTCACGCTTTACTTCGGGGAGGTGTTGACATCTTAGAAATAGGCTTCCCTTTTTCAGATCCTGTTGCAGACGGTCCTATAATCCAAAAAGCTCACACAAGAGCATTAAAAGAAAAGACCGACTCTACTACCATTTTAGAAATCGCAAAAGCTTTGCGTCAAACTTCTGACATTCCTTTGGTGTTATTTAGCTATTATAATCCGCTTTTGCAAAAAGGCCCCCAATATTTGCATCAGTTAAAAGCCGCAGGATTTGATGCTGTTTTAACTGTAGACCTACCCATTCCTAGGAATGCAAATGAATCAGAATCCTTCTTTCAAGCTTTAATGGAAGCTAAGTTGTTCCCCATATTATTAGTCACACCTTCTACCCAGGAAGAACGATTATTACAAATCAGTAAGTTAGCAAAAGGTTTTCTCTATTATGTTTCTCATAAAGGAACTACAGGAATAAGAAGCAAACTCTCTGATGATTTTTCTACACAAATAGCGAGATTACGTCGATATTTTCAAATTCCGATTGTTGCTGGATTTGGAATAGCTAACCGAGCTAGTGCTATAGCAGCTTTAGAACATGCTGATGGCTTTGTTGTAGGTTCCGCTTTTGTGGAGAAATTAGAAAAGAAAATATCTCCTGAAGAACTTACAACATTTGCTCAATCCATAGATCCCCGCCAGTAA
- the trpB gene encoding tryptophan synthase subunit beta → MKHPYPFGGQFMPEILMAPIQDLSNSWESLRDQSDFKNELDSVLKNYAGRPTPLTEIKNFAKAIHGPRVFLKREDLLHTGAHKINNALGQCLLAKHLGKTRIIAETGAGQHGVATATACAYLGLECVIYMGTKDIERQKPNVDKISLLGAEVISVDQGSQTLKDAVNEALRDWSKNYESTHYCLGSALGPSPYPEIVRSFQSIISLEVKSQLHEIGCSPDLLIACVGGGSNAIGFFHHFIPDTRVKLVGVEAGGLGVESGHHAARFATGRPGVLHGFYSYLLQDNEGQVLPTHSISAGLDYPAVGPDHAVLYESGRASYTVATDKAALEAFFLLSRLEGIIPALESSHALAGLIKMAPTLPKESVVVVNLSGRGDKDLEQISNLIEAGNNE, encoded by the coding sequence ATGAAACATCCTTACCCATTTGGTGGGCAATTTATGCCAGAAATATTGATGGCTCCTATTCAAGATTTAAGCAATAGCTGGGAGTCCCTACGAGATCAAAGTGACTTTAAAAATGAGTTGGATTCGGTTTTAAAAAATTATGCAGGAAGACCGACACCGCTAACCGAAATTAAAAACTTTGCCAAAGCAATCCATGGACCGCGTGTCTTCCTAAAAAGAGAGGATCTTTTACACACTGGAGCTCATAAAATTAATAATGCTCTAGGTCAATGTTTACTTGCTAAACATCTAGGAAAAACACGAATTATTGCAGAGACAGGAGCTGGGCAACACGGAGTTGCAACAGCAACTGCTTGTGCCTACTTAGGTCTCGAATGTGTCATTTATATGGGTACTAAAGATATTGAAAGACAGAAACCCAATGTAGACAAAATAAGCTTATTAGGCGCGGAAGTTATTTCCGTTGACCAGGGCTCCCAAACCCTAAAAGATGCTGTTAACGAAGCTCTTAGAGATTGGTCCAAAAATTATGAATCTACGCATTATTGCTTAGGATCTGCTCTCGGACCCAGTCCTTATCCCGAGATCGTGCGCAGCTTCCAATCGATAATAAGTTTAGAGGTGAAATCTCAGCTGCATGAAATAGGCTGCTCTCCCGATCTTCTTATTGCTTGTGTTGGAGGTGGATCAAATGCTATTGGGTTCTTCCATCATTTTATTCCCGATACACGCGTTAAACTGGTTGGAGTTGAGGCAGGAGGATTAGGGGTTGAATCGGGTCATCACGCTGCTCGATTTGCCACAGGTCGTCCCGGAGTTTTACACGGATTTTACTCCTACCTTTTACAAGATAACGAGGGGCAGGTTTTACCCACTCACTCTATTTCTGCAGGTTTAGATTATCCTGCAGTAGGTCCCGATCACGCAGTATTATACGAGTCTGGAAGAGCTTCCTATACCGTAGCAACAGACAAAGCTGCTTTAGAAGCTTTCTTTCTTCTTTCACGACTCGAAGGCATTATTCCAGCTCTAGAATCATCTCATGCTCTTGCAGGATTGATTAAAATGGCTCCTACTCTTCCAAAAGAGAGCGTTGTTGTCGTTAATCTATCCGGAAGAGGGGATAAAGATTTAGAGCAAATAAGCAATCTAATAGAGGCTGGTAACAATGAATAG